In a single window of the Phycisphaerales bacterium genome:
- a CDS encoding OPT/YSL family transporter, which produces MAQPPHSSPPTTDTSTQSQAESAPPPSHDAPAPLDLTSPQLTLRAVLTGMFLGAILSTCNVYAGLKIGWGFNMSITAALLSYGFWMMLHHATARRVRPWGILENNINQTACSSGAAVSSAGLVAPIPALAMITHEPTLDWHWLALWCMSVMLVGITVGIAVRRQMLLVDKLPFAFGIASAETLREMYAKGSEALVRVGTLAAAAVLAGGIKFYEHAGTITAAKFQALLKMGELQLGGFKASHLGFGLQPTALFYSVGALIGFRACLSLLIGSVVAYGFLAPPLISNGSIRLAASYPFPIVPAGLEPATDFKSEPEGYLKYNPGRRALVHAGVMTSAELEELRALHPDPFFREAIDRLYIASHFAEEQRNALVAAHSYTTTRRSMRTAPLPRWPKDFVIGGPDGGRITFDKTGGKLVAHGPVPAEQRDRILANLDEYITVHSRTSPLGWMEDTWGWLVEGRDYIGRAAAAEKFRSAFEQLASLSPRDFVPPQPVPADLTTHFEFLEAEHALRVHGSPTKETWEAAKAWLGDDAPDWQATLTALRGGTEIRAAQPSYNDMVVWLLWPGVTLMVVSALVSFSFSWRSVLAAMTGFGHRAPEGPRVETGEVARNWFVVMLVVALGLSVWLQYSFFGIMLWVGTLGVLLTFVLALVAARVSGETSVTPVGAMGKVTQLLFGALVPGNPAPNLMAANVTGGAASQCADLLHDLKCGMLLGASPKWQVFAQTAGAFAGAVAGSAIYLVLVPNPSEMLMTPEWPAPAVATWKAVAELFMIGFAALPPGVVPAILIAAAAGVVLPIAEKLVPKKYHLAVPSAASLGLALVVPADYGTTMFIGGLMGLIVSKCFKSWSARFLTVICAGIVAGETLTAVSLGVRDILLGTA; this is translated from the coding sequence GTGGCACAACCACCCCATTCTTCGCCCCCCACCACGGATACATCAACGCAGTCGCAAGCTGAGTCGGCTCCGCCGCCGAGTCACGACGCACCGGCACCGCTCGACCTGACCTCGCCGCAGCTCACGTTGCGCGCGGTGCTGACGGGAATGTTCCTGGGCGCGATCCTCTCCACCTGCAATGTGTACGCAGGTTTGAAGATCGGCTGGGGCTTCAACATGTCCATTACGGCGGCATTGCTGAGCTACGGCTTCTGGATGATGCTCCACCACGCTACCGCGCGGCGCGTCCGCCCGTGGGGTATCCTCGAGAACAACATCAATCAGACGGCGTGCTCGTCCGGCGCCGCGGTGTCTTCGGCGGGACTGGTGGCACCGATCCCTGCGCTGGCGATGATCACGCACGAGCCGACGCTCGACTGGCACTGGCTGGCGTTGTGGTGCATGTCGGTCATGCTGGTCGGAATCACCGTCGGCATTGCCGTGCGGCGTCAAATGCTGCTGGTGGACAAGCTCCCGTTCGCCTTCGGGATCGCGAGCGCGGAAACGCTGCGCGAAATGTACGCCAAAGGCAGCGAGGCGCTGGTGCGCGTGGGCACACTGGCGGCGGCCGCCGTACTGGCGGGGGGCATCAAATTCTACGAACATGCCGGGACCATCACGGCGGCGAAGTTCCAAGCGCTGCTCAAGATGGGTGAGCTTCAACTGGGCGGCTTCAAGGCGTCACACCTGGGCTTCGGACTACAGCCGACCGCGCTGTTCTACAGCGTGGGCGCGCTGATCGGATTCCGCGCCTGCCTCTCCCTGCTGATCGGCAGCGTTGTGGCGTACGGCTTCCTCGCGCCGCCGCTGATCTCGAATGGTTCGATCCGGCTGGCCGCCTCATATCCCTTCCCGATCGTTCCCGCGGGCCTTGAGCCGGCTACCGACTTCAAGTCCGAGCCGGAGGGCTATCTCAAGTACAACCCGGGCCGACGAGCACTGGTGCATGCGGGCGTCATGACGTCCGCGGAACTGGAAGAGCTGCGGGCGCTGCACCCGGATCCCTTTTTCCGCGAGGCCATCGACCGGCTGTATATCGCGTCGCATTTTGCCGAGGAGCAGCGCAACGCCCTGGTCGCCGCGCATTCGTACACCACCACGCGGCGCAGCATGCGCACCGCCCCGCTGCCGCGCTGGCCGAAGGACTTCGTGATCGGCGGTCCGGACGGCGGCCGCATCACCTTCGATAAGACCGGCGGCAAGCTGGTAGCGCACGGGCCCGTCCCCGCGGAGCAGCGCGACCGGATTCTCGCCAACCTCGACGAGTACATCACGGTCCACAGCCGCACATCCCCGCTGGGCTGGATGGAGGACACGTGGGGCTGGCTGGTGGAGGGTCGCGACTATATCGGCCGGGCGGCGGCAGCGGAGAAGTTCCGCTCGGCGTTTGAGCAACTCGCAAGTCTGAGCCCGCGCGACTTTGTGCCACCGCAGCCCGTGCCGGCGGATTTGACCACGCATTTCGAATTCCTCGAAGCCGAGCACGCGCTGAGGGTTCATGGAAGCCCCACCAAGGAGACTTGGGAGGCCGCCAAGGCCTGGTTAGGTGACGATGCGCCGGATTGGCAGGCAACCCTCACTGCCCTGCGGGGAGGCACAGAAATCAGAGCAGCTCAACCTTCCTACAACGACATGGTCGTATGGTTGCTCTGGCCGGGCGTCACACTGATGGTGGTTTCGGCACTCGTATCATTCTCGTTCTCGTGGCGCTCCGTCCTGGCGGCGATGACGGGCTTCGGCCACCGTGCGCCGGAGGGTCCGCGGGTCGAGACGGGTGAGGTGGCGCGGAACTGGTTCGTGGTGATGCTGGTGGTGGCGCTGGGACTGTCCGTCTGGCTGCAATACTCGTTCTTCGGCATCATGCTGTGGGTGGGGACGCTCGGCGTGCTGCTGACGTTCGTGCTGGCCCTGGTCGCAGCGCGCGTCTCGGGCGAAACGAGCGTGACGCCGGTGGGCGCCATGGGCAAGGTCACGCAGTTGCTGTTCGGGGCGCTTGTGCCCGGTAACCCTGCGCCCAACCTGATGGCCGCCAACGTCACCGGCGGCGCCGCCAGCCAGTGCGCCGACCTGCTGCACGATCTGAAGTGCGGCATGCTGCTCGGAGCATCACCCAAGTGGCAGGTGTTTGCCCAGACGGCCGGTGCTTTTGCCGGTGCCGTCGCGGGCTCCGCCATCTATCTGGTGCTTGTGCCGAATCCCAGCGAAATGCTCATGACGCCCGAGTGGCCGGCCCCGGCCGTCGCGACATGGAAAGCAGTCGCTGAGCTGTTCATGATCGGCTTCGCAGCGCTGCCGCCAGGCGTCGTCCCGGCAATCCTCATCGCCGCCGCTGCGGGCGTGGTGCTGCCGATCGCCGAGAAGCTCGTGCCGAAGAAGTACCACCTCGCGGTGCCCAGCGCCGCGAGTCTCGGGCTCGCCCTGGTCGTGCCGGCCGACTATGGCACGACCATGTTCATCGGCGGACTGATGGGCCTGATTGTGTCGAAGTGCTTCAAGAGTTGGTCGGCGCGCTTCCTGACGGTGATCTGTGCGGGCATCGTCGCGGGTGAAACGCTGACCGCGGTATCGCTGGGCGTGCGCGATATCCTGCTTGGGACCGCGTAG
- the amrB gene encoding AmmeMemoRadiSam system protein B has translation MMPETVLPALRPVELLPIEESAGEPRLLVHDPVQLGPHPLAVSFAGALILPYLDGRHTVADAEAGFLRQTGQTLPRPALGALLAALDAALLLDNERAALARAERRVVYAAAPTRDSRDRDPEASELRAVLAAILSTGTAEPVAHLRGLITPHLDYRRGAPCYADAYATLATAGLAERYVILGTNHCGESAAVVATEKDFETALGRVTTDRTFLANLERRVGTSLRTCESDHASEHSIELQVHWLQHLHGSRPFEIVPLLCPDPCGPTGTKPADGHGPDLAVVAAALGELRADDRRYTVLIAGADLSHVGQRFGDQEPTTAAFLAEVAHRDRELLNLLCGGPAEDFRTALAATENPTRICSAGCLYVLRHALPASDMRILRYHQAVDYEAETHVTCAAGILT, from the coding sequence ATGATGCCCGAGACCGTTCTACCCGCACTGCGGCCGGTCGAACTGCTGCCGATCGAGGAATCCGCGGGTGAACCGCGCCTGCTGGTGCACGACCCGGTTCAACTCGGCCCGCATCCGCTTGCGGTGTCGTTCGCGGGTGCTCTCATCCTGCCCTATCTGGATGGACGACACACGGTGGCCGATGCCGAGGCCGGCTTTCTGCGACAAACCGGGCAGACCCTGCCCCGGCCGGCACTCGGCGCGCTGCTCGCAGCACTCGATGCCGCTTTGCTGCTTGACAATGAGCGCGCCGCGCTCGCCCGCGCGGAACGCCGTGTGGTTTATGCGGCGGCACCGACGCGCGACAGCCGCGACCGCGATCCTGAGGCGAGCGAGCTCCGTGCTGTGCTGGCAGCCATCCTGTCGACCGGCACGGCGGAACCGGTGGCTCACTTGCGCGGCCTGATTACACCGCATCTCGACTACCGCCGCGGTGCTCCGTGCTACGCGGACGCCTATGCGACACTTGCCACCGCCGGGCTCGCTGAGCGCTATGTCATTCTCGGTACGAACCATTGCGGCGAGAGCGCCGCGGTGGTGGCGACGGAGAAAGATTTTGAGACCGCCCTCGGCCGTGTCACGACCGATCGGACATTCCTCGCGAATCTCGAGCGGCGCGTCGGAACATCCCTGCGGACCTGCGAGTCGGACCACGCCTCTGAGCACTCGATCGAACTGCAGGTGCACTGGCTTCAGCACCTGCATGGTTCCCGGCCATTCGAAATCGTACCGCTATTGTGTCCCGATCCGTGTGGTCCGACGGGGACGAAACCGGCCGACGGCCACGGACCGGATTTGGCGGTGGTGGCGGCGGCGCTCGGAGAACTGCGCGCGGACGATCGGCGGTACACAGTACTCATTGCGGGGGCGGATCTGAGCCATGTGGGGCAGCGTTTCGGAGACCAGGAACCTACCACGGCAGCGTTCCTCGCGGAGGTCGCGCACCGCGATCGCGAATTGTTGAACCTGCTTTGCGGCGGGCCGGCCGAGGACTTTCGCACTGCGCTGGCCGCGACGGAGAACCCGACGCGCATCTGCAGTGCCGGTTGCCTCTATGTCCTCCGCCACGCGCTGCCTGCGAGCGACATGCGGATCCTGCGTTATCACCAGGCCGTGGATTACGAGGCGGAAACCCACGTCACCTGCGCGGCGGGCATCCTCACGTAG
- a CDS encoding glycosyltransferase family 4 protein encodes MTTVGSSIQVLYRDRLEYLRAHGFDITVVCAPSELDTAIRARGVRLWTAPLTRAITPATDLRALWTITGFLRRERFDLVEVGTPKAALVGSLAAHLAGTRPIVHILHGLAYEGKSGLSGRLVRWSTGVPCRLANVTLAVSPSARAQAISDGLVQPERIRVLGAGSCNGIDLARFHPDRRTAGAAIRAQLGIRSPTVTLAFLGRFTRDKGLGELVAAARHLEERGREFTLLMVGDYEAHDRPPAEVIEYLSTSPRVHHVGWQADPVPYLAAADVIVLPSYREGLGMVLLEAAALGLPVVTTTATGCRDAVRPGETGLCVPPHDVPALTAALEQILADAALRTRLGAAGRVWVAQNFDQRQVWDAWMNCYRELLSRQRSGLDH; translated from the coding sequence ATGACGACCGTGGGCAGTTCCATCCAGGTGCTCTACCGCGATCGACTCGAGTACCTGCGCGCGCACGGCTTCGACATCACCGTGGTATGTGCGCCCTCTGAGCTTGATACGGCCATCCGGGCTCGTGGCGTGCGCCTCTGGACGGCTCCACTCACGCGGGCCATCACACCGGCCACCGACCTAAGGGCGCTCTGGACCATCACTGGCTTCCTGCGTCGCGAGCGCTTCGATCTCGTCGAAGTCGGCACACCAAAGGCCGCGCTGGTCGGCTCTCTCGCAGCACACCTGGCGGGTACGCGGCCGATTGTCCATATTCTCCACGGTCTCGCCTACGAGGGGAAATCGGGCCTATCCGGCCGTCTGGTGCGCTGGTCGACAGGGGTGCCCTGCCGCCTTGCCAACGTTACTCTCGCAGTATCACCGTCCGCGCGCGCACAGGCCATTTCTGACGGCTTGGTGCAACCGGAGCGGATTCGGGTGCTTGGTGCCGGGAGCTGTAATGGAATCGACCTGGCGCGATTTCACCCGGACCGGAGGACAGCGGGCGCCGCAATCCGCGCACAACTTGGCATCCGCTCCCCAACGGTAACGCTCGCCTTCCTGGGCCGTTTTACGCGTGACAAGGGCCTGGGAGAGCTGGTCGCCGCCGCACGTCACCTCGAAGAGCGTGGCCGCGAATTCACACTGCTGATGGTGGGCGATTACGAAGCGCATGACCGGCCGCCGGCTGAGGTGATCGAGTATCTTTCGACCTCGCCCCGCGTCCACCACGTGGGGTGGCAGGCAGACCCGGTGCCGTACCTGGCGGCCGCGGATGTGATCGTACTGCCCAGCTACCGGGAAGGGCTCGGCATGGTTCTGCTGGAAGCCGCGGCCCTCGGGTTGCCAGTCGTAACAACGACGGCCACCGGCTGCCGCGACGCGGTGCGGCCAGGCGAGACGGGACTATGTGTGCCACCGCACGACGTGCCGGCCCTCACCGCCGCACTAGAGCAGATTCTCGCGGATGCGGCCCTCCGCACCCGGCTGGGAGCGGCAGGTCGCGTGTGGGTTGCGCAGAACTTTGACCAGCGGCAAGTGTGGGATGCCTGGATGAACTGCTATCGCGAGCTCCTCAGCCGGCAGCGCAGCGGCCTGGACCATTGA
- a CDS encoding YbjN domain-containing protein codes for MPPFAQVTVFVLLLVAGTYVVVRLVAHLLSRSQVRRRRSSRSEGRRGPVVPALARTPAASAAVGAQAANGATRSPGVAETGRIVSSTNMIMELVRGYLDADELNYRVDEDHGAVECGFRGEAALYALRIATAGEPVTLGVIVRVPLVVPEARRAAMAETCTRINHGLLLGAFDLHMSEGLLRFRSSVPIGDGTLTRDQFSRLLYTSMATVDRYFKAFARLLYGDDLSPAEVVAEIEMADD; via the coding sequence ATGCCTCCATTCGCGCAGGTCACCGTGTTCGTGCTTTTGCTGGTGGCCGGCACCTACGTGGTCGTGCGATTGGTCGCGCACCTGCTCAGCAGATCGCAGGTCCGCCGTCGCCGGTCGAGCCGGTCTGAAGGCCGACGTGGACCGGTGGTGCCAGCGTTGGCGCGCACACCTGCGGCAAGTGCCGCGGTCGGAGCCCAGGCGGCGAATGGGGCCACGCGCTCGCCGGGTGTGGCGGAAACAGGACGCATCGTGAGCAGCACGAACATGATCATGGAGTTGGTCCGCGGGTATCTGGATGCGGACGAACTCAACTACCGCGTGGACGAGGACCACGGCGCGGTCGAGTGCGGCTTCCGTGGCGAGGCGGCGCTCTATGCCCTGCGCATTGCCACGGCCGGCGAACCCGTCACGCTCGGCGTGATCGTGCGTGTCCCGCTGGTGGTGCCGGAAGCCCGCCGCGCTGCCATGGCGGAGACCTGCACGCGCATCAACCACGGCCTGTTGCTCGGGGCGTTCGATCTGCATATGAGCGAAGGGCTGTTGCGCTTCCGCAGCAGTGTCCCGATCGGGGACGGGACGCTCACACGCGACCAGTTTTCACGTCTGCTCTACACTTCCATGGCGACGGTCGACCGTTACTTCAAGGCCTTCGCTCGGCTGCTCTACGGGGATGACCTCTCACCGGCCGAGGTTGTGGCCGAGATCGAAATGGCGGACGACTAG
- a CDS encoding flippase-like domain-containing protein, whose amino-acid sequence MKKRRSWLLSTIRLVICIAAIGYLVYSVPWHDRVRLGHADGPQVRLLTEEPGGFRVQHDGREVVLSATEVHHVQDAAGHPVPDIELGIPRVVRSTHLGLALTAIAIFGPVWFLQSFRLVLMVGLQGVRLRYWDAVKLTFAGNFFNFALPGSTGGDLVKAYYLTQYTHQKAEVVTSIVLDRIVGMVGMFTIAIGALLLAWDAAAFGDLLLPLAVVVLGLVGVLVTIFSRRLRRALHLVDLVRMLPLSELILRIGRAATALARHPSRVLSAYGVTLIMQAILMFSATVMGYALGMQGSVPYFFGYVAIGFVVGAVPLAPQGIGIVEVAYVRFFTLGGINTASQAVALALGVRLIQLVWAIPGVLVPLLGAHRPRPEELAALEAEAADAAAALERSAPRGDSAEATL is encoded by the coding sequence ATGAAGAAACGCCGCTCCTGGCTGCTGTCAACTATCCGGCTGGTCATCTGTATTGCCGCGATCGGCTACCTCGTCTACAGCGTGCCGTGGCATGACCGTGTCCGGCTGGGCCATGCCGACGGACCGCAAGTGCGCCTGCTGACGGAGGAGCCGGGCGGCTTCCGGGTGCAGCATGACGGCCGGGAGGTGGTGCTGTCCGCGACGGAAGTGCATCACGTCCAGGATGCGGCCGGCCACCCCGTGCCCGACATCGAACTTGGAATTCCCCGCGTGGTCCGCAGTACGCACCTGGGGCTGGCGCTGACAGCGATCGCGATCTTCGGTCCGGTCTGGTTCCTGCAATCGTTCCGTCTCGTGCTGATGGTGGGTCTGCAGGGTGTGCGACTGCGCTATTGGGATGCAGTCAAGCTCACCTTTGCAGGCAATTTCTTCAACTTCGCATTGCCCGGCAGCACCGGGGGGGATCTCGTCAAGGCCTATTATCTTACGCAATACACCCATCAGAAAGCCGAGGTCGTCACGAGCATCGTGTTGGACCGCATTGTGGGCATGGTTGGCATGTTCACCATCGCGATCGGAGCACTGTTGCTCGCGTGGGATGCGGCCGCTTTCGGAGATCTGCTGTTGCCGCTGGCCGTGGTGGTGCTCGGTCTGGTCGGTGTACTCGTCACTATCTTCAGCCGTCGGCTGCGCCGTGCGCTGCACCTCGTCGATCTGGTTCGCATGCTGCCGCTGAGCGAGCTCATCCTGCGTATCGGTCGGGCGGCGACAGCACTGGCGCGCCATCCCTCCCGCGTTCTCAGCGCCTACGGCGTCACGCTTATCATGCAGGCCATCCTGATGTTCAGTGCCACCGTGATGGGCTACGCGCTGGGAATGCAGGGCAGTGTGCCGTACTTCTTCGGTTACGTGGCGATCGGCTTCGTCGTCGGCGCCGTGCCACTCGCACCGCAGGGCATTGGCATCGTGGAGGTCGCCTACGTGCGATTCTTCACCCTGGGTGGTATCAACACGGCTTCGCAGGCCGTCGCCCTGGCACTGGGCGTCCGGCTCATCCAGCTCGTTTGGGCCATCCCCGGGGTGCTGGTCCCACTGCTCGGCGCGCATCGGCCGCGCCCGGAAGAACTCGCAGCGCTCGAAGCCGAAGCCGCTGACGCTGCCGCGGCCCTGGAGCGCTCCGCCCCGCGGGGGGACTCGGCGGAGGCGACCCTATGA
- a CDS encoding diaminopimelate epimerase, translating into MRFIKMHGLGNDYVYIDIFEQHVPHPADLARRMSDRHRGVGSDGLILIAPPLDKSAEARMEMYNADGSRGRMCGNGIRCVAKYCWDHGRARRNPLRIETDAGVLTLVLTLDAEEHVTEVRVDLGPPILVPADIPVALPVERVVDHPFALDEHTLAMTCVSMGNPHAVFFVEDLAAVPLARWGPQIERHALFPQQVNAHFAEVLRRGHLRMITWERGSGITQACGTGAAAVCVAGVLTGRSERSVEIDLPGGRLHLVWDEVSGSVLKTGPATEVFLGVWPGQ; encoded by the coding sequence CTGCGCTTCATCAAGATGCACGGGCTCGGCAATGACTACGTCTACATCGACATCTTCGAGCAGCACGTCCCACATCCGGCAGACCTCGCGCGCCGCATGAGCGACCGCCACCGGGGCGTAGGGAGTGATGGCCTGATTCTGATCGCACCGCCGCTCGACAAGAGTGCCGAAGCGCGGATGGAAATGTACAACGCGGACGGCTCGCGCGGGCGCATGTGCGGTAACGGAATCCGCTGCGTCGCGAAGTACTGTTGGGATCACGGACGGGCACGCCGCAATCCGCTACGCATCGAAACCGACGCCGGTGTGCTTACGCTCGTGCTCACACTCGATGCCGAGGAGCACGTTACTGAGGTGCGCGTCGATTTAGGACCGCCGATCCTCGTGCCGGCCGATATCCCGGTGGCGCTACCGGTCGAGCGTGTCGTAGATCACCCGTTCGCGCTGGATGAACATACGCTTGCGATGACCTGTGTGTCGATGGGTAATCCGCATGCGGTGTTCTTTGTCGAAGACCTCGCGGCTGTTCCCCTGGCGCGCTGGGGCCCCCAGATCGAGCGCCACGCCCTTTTTCCACAACAGGTCAACGCCCACTTCGCGGAAGTTCTGCGGCGCGGTCACTTGCGCATGATCACATGGGAGCGCGGCAGCGGTATCACCCAGGCGTGCGGAACCGGAGCGGCGGCGGTCTGCGTAGCCGGTGTGCTGACCGGGCGCAGCGAGCGGTCCGTGGAGATTGACCTTCCGGGCGGCCGGCTGCACCTGGTGTGGGACGAGGTGAGCGGATCGGTCCTCAAGACCGGCCCAGCCACCGAAGTATTCCTCGGGGTGTGGCCGGGACAATAA
- the alaS gene encoding alanine--tRNA ligase — translation MSKTAAEIRREFIEFFQQRGHEFVPSAPVVPHDDPTLLFTNAGMNQFKPLFLGQATATSAFGRLKRAANSQKCIRAGGKHNDLDDVGHDTYHHTFFEMLGNWSFGDYFKVEAITWAWELLTKVWGMAPERLHATYFGGDADEGLAPDEEARDLWRALLPAERIHPGNKKDNFWEMGDTGPCGPCSEIHIDLTPDLSGGGLVNAGDARVIEIWNLVFIQFNRGPDGKLTPLPAKHVDTGMGFERVAAVLQGRKSNYETDVFAPIFSAIREVTGAPAYTGALPTDPGVDPARALVDVSYRVIADHIRTLTFAISDGAVPDKEGRGYVLRRILRRAVRYGWQYLHVHEPFLYKLVPAVTHVMADAFPELRARPGEVIAVIHEEEASFGRTLERGIALFEEAAANAEQRHAAVVQGVDAFKLHDTYGFPIDLTEIMAAERGLRVDIGEYERLMEEARAKARAGGRDDTREFVHLPQEILSRIRPTDDAAKYTHTRLAAQVTGIIRMTPEGVPVLLGAGESLRPGDRAAVVTDHTCFYAEAGGQVGDLGEIVAPGLRFEVEDTQRPGHYVQHVGTLVQGALVPGAAVELVVDPKRAAIMRNHSGTHLLNWALREVLGEHVQQKGSLVDPDKTRFDFSHPRPLTPEELDRIEQLTNEQIARDLPVYAAEVPQEEALRIRGLRAVFGERYPDRVRVLSIGAPVEELLADPESAAWRAYSIEFCGGTHVARTAEIEHFVLTTEEGIAKGIRRIVGLTGAPARIAAEIGQALEQRAVALLAGPPSEIPAGLAELQNTLQTATLTASSRVRLRAQVAALQQVVKHEQKSAVADAAGVVLARVAEVVSEAERISDTAIVVAEFPDVPLEALKTGADAIKQRCGSVAILLGVRVAATEEQPAKALLLAAVTPDLVPQGLKAGDLVKAVSGHVGGGGGGSPTMAQAGGKNPDGVPAALSVGAAWLREKLRAGRPQ, via the coding sequence GTGTCGAAAACCGCCGCCGAGATTCGCCGCGAGTTCATCGAGTTTTTTCAGCAACGTGGACACGAATTTGTGCCCAGTGCACCGGTCGTGCCGCATGACGATCCGACGCTGCTGTTCACGAACGCCGGCATGAACCAGTTCAAGCCGCTTTTCCTGGGACAGGCCACCGCGACGTCCGCATTCGGCCGGCTCAAGCGGGCGGCCAATTCGCAGAAGTGCATTCGCGCCGGCGGCAAGCACAACGACCTCGACGACGTCGGCCACGACACCTACCACCACACCTTCTTTGAGATGCTCGGCAACTGGTCCTTTGGCGACTATTTCAAGGTCGAAGCGATCACGTGGGCCTGGGAGCTGCTCACAAAGGTCTGGGGCATGGCGCCTGAACGCTTGCACGCCACGTATTTCGGCGGTGACGCCGACGAGGGGCTCGCCCCCGACGAGGAAGCCCGCGACCTGTGGCGCGCGTTGTTGCCCGCGGAGCGCATCCATCCCGGAAACAAGAAAGACAACTTCTGGGAGATGGGTGACACCGGCCCATGCGGCCCGTGCAGCGAGATTCACATAGACCTGACCCCCGACCTCAGCGGCGGGGGACTCGTAAACGCGGGTGATGCACGCGTCATCGAAATCTGGAACCTGGTGTTCATCCAGTTCAACCGCGGTCCCGATGGGAAGCTCACGCCGCTACCGGCCAAACACGTGGATACGGGCATGGGATTCGAGCGGGTCGCCGCCGTGCTCCAGGGGCGCAAGAGCAACTATGAAACTGATGTGTTTGCGCCGATTTTCTCCGCGATCCGCGAAGTGACCGGTGCGCCGGCTTACACCGGGGCGCTGCCGACCGACCCCGGCGTCGACCCGGCACGCGCACTCGTCGATGTGAGCTACCGCGTCATTGCCGATCACATTCGCACGCTGACCTTCGCCATCAGCGACGGCGCCGTTCCGGACAAGGAGGGGCGCGGCTACGTCCTGCGGCGCATCCTGCGCCGCGCCGTGCGCTACGGTTGGCAGTACCTGCACGTCCATGAGCCGTTTCTCTATAAGCTCGTGCCCGCGGTTACGCACGTGATGGCCGACGCTTTTCCCGAGCTCCGCGCCAGGCCGGGCGAGGTGATCGCGGTCATCCACGAAGAAGAGGCCTCATTCGGCCGCACACTTGAACGTGGGATTGCGTTGTTCGAGGAGGCCGCGGCGAACGCCGAGCAGCGTCACGCCGCCGTGGTGCAGGGCGTAGATGCCTTCAAGCTCCACGACACGTACGGCTTTCCGATCGACCTGACCGAGATCATGGCTGCGGAGCGCGGGCTGCGGGTCGACATCGGTGAGTATGAGCGGCTCATGGAGGAAGCCCGCGCGAAAGCCCGCGCCGGCGGACGCGATGACACGCGCGAGTTTGTCCATCTGCCGCAGGAAATCCTGAGCCGCATCCGCCCGACCGACGATGCCGCGAAGTACACCCACACACGCCTGGCCGCGCAGGTGACCGGCATCATTCGTATGACGCCTGAGGGTGTACCCGTTCTGCTTGGTGCCGGGGAAAGTCTGCGGCCCGGCGATCGGGCCGCCGTCGTCACCGACCACACCTGCTTCTACGCCGAGGCCGGTGGTCAGGTCGGGGACCTCGGCGAGATCGTCGCGCCCGGCCTGCGCTTCGAGGTGGAAGACACCCAGCGGCCCGGCCACTACGTGCAGCACGTCGGCACCCTCGTGCAGGGCGCACTGGTCCCGGGGGCCGCGGTCGAGCTGGTCGTCGACCCCAAGCGTGCGGCGATCATGCGCAACCACAGCGGCACCCACCTGCTCAACTGGGCCCTGCGCGAAGTGCTCGGTGAACACGTCCAACAGAAGGGCTCACTGGTCGATCCCGACAAGACCCGCTTCGACTTCTCCCACCCGCGGCCCCTCACACCCGAAGAGCTCGACCGCATTGAGCAGCTCACCAACGAGCAGATTGCCCGCGATTTACCCGTCTATGCCGCGGAAGTGCCCCAGGAGGAGGCCCTGCGAATCCGTGGACTCCGAGCGGTCTTTGGTGAACGCTATCCCGACCGCGTGCGCGTCCTTTCCATCGGTGCACCCGTCGAAGAGCTCCTGGCCGATCCGGAAAGCGCCGCGTGGCGCGCCTACTCGATCGAATTCTGCGGCGGCACCCACGTCGCCCGCACCGCCGAGATCGAGCACTTCGTCCTGACGACCGAGGAGGGCATCGCGAAGGGTATCCGTCGCATCGTCGGCCTCACCGGCGCACCCGCCCGCATCGCGGCCGAAATCGGCCAGGCGCTCGAACAACGCGCCGTCGCCCTGCTGGCCGGGCCGCCGTCGGAAATTCCGGCCGGGCTCGCGGAGCTTCAGAACACGCTCCAAACGGCCACGCTGACGGCCAGCAGCCGGGTTCGGCTGCGCGCGCAGGTGGCCGCGCTTCAGCAGGTTGTGAAGCACGAGCAGAAGTCCGCGGTGGCGGATGCGGCCGGTGTCGTGCTCGCGCGCGTCGCGGAGGTCGTGTCCGAGGCGGAGCGCATCAGCGACACGGCCATCGTCGTCGCGGAGTTCCCCGACGTGCCGCTCGAGGCGCTGAAAACCGGCGCCGATGCCATCAAGCAGCGTTGCGGTTCGGTGGCAATCCTGCTCGGCGTGCGCGTGGCAGCCACGGAGGAGCAGCCGGCGAAGGCGCTGCTGCTCGCCGCGGTGACGCCGGATCTGGTTCCGCAGGGTCTAAAGGCGGGCGACCTTGTGAAAGCCGTCAGCGGACACGTGGGCGGTGGTGGCGGCGGATCGCCGACCATGGCACAGGCGGGCGGCAAGAACCCAGACGGTGTGCCGGCGGCGCTGTCCGTGGGCGCCGCGTGGTTGCGTGAAAAGCTGCGGGCCGGACGCCCGCAGTAA